The following proteins are co-located in the Dromiciops gliroides isolate mDroGli1 chromosome 2, mDroGli1.pri, whole genome shotgun sequence genome:
- the CWF19L1 gene encoding CWF19-like protein 1 isoform X1: MAEKPLRLLACGDVEGKFDVLFNRVRAIQKKSGNFDLLLCVGDFFGSTSSTQWEEYKTGVKKAPIQTYVLGANNQEAVKYFSDVDGCELAENITYLGRKGVFTGASGLQIVYLSGTESLAEPAPPYSFTSKDIYSLKSALQSTSHFKGVDLLLTSPWPKGVGNFGNASGDVDTKKNGSSLISLLAMDLKPRYHFAALEKTYYERLPYRNHAVLQETAQHVTRFIALANVGNPEKRKYLYAFSILPLNLMDVAELVKQPPDVTENPFRKSGKEALSVKLSLASQEEPACQFFFDLSKKQGKKRQSTGGDSRGSSPKQPRKPPQPLGPCWFCLASPEVEKHLVVSIGTHCYLALAKGGLCDDHVLILPIGHYQSMIDLSREVIEEVEKYKSAVRQLFKSKGKRCILFERNYRSHHLQLQVVPVPLSCCTTDDIKEAFIVQAQEQHIELLEIPEHSDIQQIAQPGAPYFYVELDTGEKLFHRIKKSFPLHFGREVLASEAILNIPDKSDWRQCPRGREEEEALAHLFRKHFQPFDFAEEN, translated from the exons ATGGCTGAGAAGCCCCTGCGTCT GTTGGCTTGTGGAGATGTTGAAGGAAAGTTTGATGTTTTATTCAATAGAGTCCGAGCAATTCAGAAGAAAAGTGGAAACTTTGAT cTCCTGTTGTGTGTAGGTGACTTCTTTGGCTCCACATCAAGTACTCAATGGGAGGAATACAAGACTGGAGTCAAGAAAG CACCTATTCAGACTTATGTGCTCGGTGCCAATAACCAGGAAGCCGTCAAATACTTCTCAGATGTTGATGGATGTGAACTAGCTGAAAACATTACTTACCTAG GTAGAAAAGGTGTTTTCACTGGTGCCTCAGGACTACAGATTGTATACCTCAGTGGGACAGAGTCATTGGCTGAGCCTGCCCCACCTTACAGTTTTACCTCGAAGGATATATACTCCCTGAAGTCAGCTTTGCAGTCCACATCACATTTTAAAGGTGTTGATCTCTTGCTGACATCCCCATGGCCCAAGGGTGTGGGGAACTTTGGAAATGCTTCT GGAGATGTGGATACGAAGAAAAATGGCTCCTCTTTGATCTCCCTTCTTGCCATGGACTTGAAGCCCAGGTATCATTTTGCTGCCTTGGAAAAGACTTATTATGAGAGGCTTCCTTATCG GAACCACGCAGTCCTCCAGGAAACTGCTCAGCATGTCACTCGGTTCATAGCTCTGGCAAATGTtggaaacccagagaagagaaag taCCTCTACGCATTCAGTATCCTCCCCCTTAATCTGATGGATGTGGCAGAGCTAGTGAAGCAACCACCAGATGTCACTGAAAACCCATTCAGAAAATCTGGGAAGGAAGCCCTGTCAGTAAAACTGAGCCTGGCTTCACAG GAAGAACCAGCCTGTCagtttttctttgatttaagCAAAAAGCAGGGAAAGAAACGTCAGTCCACCGGGGGAGACAGCAGGGGGTCTTCCCCCAAGCAACCTCGGAAACCAC CTCAGCCCCTTGGGCCCTGCTGGTTCTGTCTGGCCAGTCCTGAAGTGGAAAAGCATTTGGTAGTCAGCATTGGCACACAC TGCTACCTCGCCCTGGCCAAAGGTGGATTATGTGATGATCATGTTCTGATCTTGCCCATCGGGCACTACCAGTCAATGATAGATCTTTCAAGAGAGGTGATAGAAGAAGTGGAAAAGTACAAGTCTGCAGTGAGACAGCTCTTTAAGAGCAAAGGGAAGCGATGCATTCTGTTTGAGAGGAATTACAGGAGTCATCACCTCCAGCTACAG GTTGTTCCTGTACCTCTCAGCTGCTGCACCACCGATGACATCAAGGAGGCCTTCATCGTCCAGGCCCAGGAGCAGCACATCGAGCTGCTAGAAATTCCAGAACACTCAGATATCCAGCAG ATTGCACAGCCCGGAGCACCCTATTTCTATGTGGAGTTGGACACGGGAGAGAAGCTTTTCCACAGAATTAAGAAGAGTTTTCCCCTGCATTTTGGAAg
- the BLOC1S2 gene encoding biogenesis of lysosome-related organelles complex 1 subunit 2: MAATAEGVPAAQREGLGRDDAVVETAEEATEPAEADITELCQDMFSKMATYLTGELTATSEDYKLLENMNKLTSLKYLEMKDIAVNISRNLKDLNQKYAALQPYLDQITLIEEQVAALEQAAYKLDAYSKKLEAKYKKLERR, from the exons ATGGCGGCCACGGCCGAGGGTGTCCCTGCAGCCCAGAGGGAGGGTCTGGGTCGAG ACGATGCAGTGGTGGAGACGGCCGAGGAGGCCACGGAGCCGGCCGAGGCGGACATCACGGAGCTGTGCCAGGACATGTTCTCCAAAATGGCCACGTACCTGACAGGCGAGCTGACAG CTACCAGTGAAGACTATAAACTTCTGGAAAATATGAACAAACTGACAAGCTTGAAGTACCTAGAAATGAAAGATATTGCAGTAAACATAAGTAGAAACCTAAAGGACTTAAACCAGAAGT atgcaGCACTTCAGCCTTATCTGGATCAGATCACTTTAATCGAGGAGCAAGTAGCAGCTCTTGAGCAGGCTGCCTACAAGTTGGATGCATATTCAAAGAAACTAG AAGCAAAGTACAAGAAGTTAGAGAGGCGATGA